From the genome of Zerene cesonia ecotype Mississippi chromosome 24, Zerene_cesonia_1.1, whole genome shotgun sequence:
GAACCCGATaattacgggatacggacttacgcgggtgaaaccacggggcgcggctaatttatttattatatttagttttaaagacgttattatatataaaccttcctcttgaatcactctgtctattaaaaaaacatcaaaatccgttccatagttttaaagatttaagcatacaaaacACATAAGGGACAGAAatagcgactttgttttatactatgtagtaatattaattcttattaaatattagtactTGTGATACTATGTATGAGATTACTATTTCGTAAgtcagctagtttaaaataacactaaaataaataaataactaacacAATGACGTCCCTCAGGCCTGCGAGCTTGCTGAGCTGGTGAAATGTAAAGTCGGCCCCATCGCCATAGAAGCCTTCTCCTGCTGCAATAGCCGCAGCGGGAAATGTGTCTGTGGACCAGCACCAGAGGAAGAAGATGTCGTAGTCGAAGAGAGCGAAGAAGAAAAGGATGAGGGTGAAGTGGTGTGGCTTCCAAACGGCTGTCCAGACCCTAGGAATCGCACGGTTGATAAACTCCTGCCTCATCCCAACTGCAATATGTTCTATCAGTGTGACAACGGCGAGCTGGTTGAAAGGTTTTGTCCTGACAATACCCACTTCAACTATGAAATTCAGGTAATTCAGTATTTGTCTTTCACATACTATATTTTGATGAAGAAAAGAAATGGGCAGAATTCCTTTTAAGAATGATCTCAGCGCGATGatccacaataaaatataattcatcatttattttaattctttattttggAATTTTCAACACAGAATACATTATGAAAactcttattttaaaaattgctaatataataacaacaatatgcttatatatagttaaaggaaattacaacaattacaaatatatttgcattgaAAACTGCTATTTATTAAGACTGCGCATTCCAATCGtgcgtgttaaaaaaaattaaccctTAGTATCCGCCAAAAAActtcattcattaaatattaaggaaAGAATCTGAGTTTTGTGTAATCCTATCGGTATAATGTgggtttcttttttattatttgacaaAATTGGAAAGGTatggaaacaaaataaatgacttGTTTCAGCGTTGTGAATGGGAATATTTATCCAATTGCACACCTGGTGAAACGCCCCCCGGTAACCCAGCGCCTGGGCCCTCTCCTGGTGACAATGGCAACAACAACTGCAACGGCGGTCTCTGCCCTGAAGGAGAGATCGAGCTGCTTCCTAATGGATGCCCAAAGAACTACTCCTATGAAATGCTCCTTCCCCATCCTAATTGCGAGAAATTCTACCAGTGCGTGCATGGTGAACATGTGGAGATGCCATGCGCCCCAGGCACTCACTTCAGTTTTGAGCTCCAGGTAATTAGCAAACtccatttagaaattaaaaacttttaaacggatttcgtggtgtggtcacggggagacttccgtgaccacgctcgctgtaaagtgttcgaaacgtcgggttaataatataatgaataaatcgcgtttaaaatccgttaaaaagtttttaatttctaaatgtatgataCTCGCGTAAcatcaaatacaagaaaatactaaactaCTCCATCTACAAAAGTTAGCACTAACCATCAAGAAACGGCATACAGATTTTTAAGATGATGAAATGTTTtagttagttatattatattttcattattatgaaataggCAAAATCCTAGCTGGGTACTGCTTttcaaaatacttattatcaATGTATAACAAACTATCCTTTTTGATTGTGATGATATATAGttggatattaattttaattccagCGATGTGANNNNNNNNNNNNNNNNNNNNNNNNNNNNNNNNNNNNNNNNNNNNNNNNNNNNNNNNNNNNNNNNNNNNNNNNNNNNNNNNNNNNNNNNNNNNNNNNNNNNNNNNNNNNNNNNNNNNNNNNNNNNNNNNNNNNNNNNNNNNNNNNNNNNNNNNNNNNNNNNNNNNNNNNNNNNNNNNNNNNNNNNNNNNNNNNNNNNNNNNNNNNNNNNNNNNNNNNNNNNNNNNNNNNNNNNNNNNNNNNNNNNNNNNNNNNNNNNNNNNNNNNNNNNNNNNNNNNNNNNNNNNNNNNNNNNNNNNNNNNNNNNNNNNNNNNNNNNNNNNNNNNNNNNNNNNNNNNNNNNNNNNNNNNNNNNNNNNNNNNNNNNNNNNNNNNNNNNNNNNNNNNNNNNNNNNNNNNNNNNNNNNNNNNNNNNNNNNNNNNNNNNNNNNNNNNNNNNNNNNNNNNNNNNNNNNNNNNNNNNNNNNNNNNNNNNNNNNNNNNNNNNNNNNNNNNNNNNNNNNNNNNNNNNNNNNNNNNNNNNNNNNNNNNNNNNNNNNNNNNNNNNNNNNNNNNNNNNNNNNNNNNNNNNNNNNNNNNNNNNNNNNNNNNNNNNNNNNNNNNNNNNNNNNNNNNNNNNNNNNNNNNNNNNNNNNNNNNNNNNNNNNNNNNNNNNNNNNNNNNNNNNNNNNNNNNNNNNNNNNNNNNNNNNNNNNNNNNNNNNNNNNNNNNNNNNNNNNNNNNNNNNNNNNNNNNNNNNNNNNNNNNNNNNNNNNNNNNNNNNNNNNNNNNNNNNNNNNNNNNNNNNNNNNNNNNNNNNNNNNNNNNNNNNNNNNNNNNNNNNNNNNNNNNNNNNNNNNNNNNNNNNNNNNNNNNNNNNNNNNNNNNNNNNNNNNNNNNNNNNNNNNNNNNNNNNNNNNNNNNNNNNNNNNNNNNNNNNNNNNNNNNNNNNNNNNNNNNNNNNNNNNNNNNNNNNNNNNNNNNNNNNNNNNNNNNNNNNNNNNNNNNNNNNNNNNNNNNNNNNAAGATGCAAAGAGGACTGCCACGTGCCGTTCTGGAAACACGAGACTGATTGCGACAAGTTCTGGAGGTGTGTAGGCGATAAGGCGGTGGTGGGAGTCTGCTCTGAGGGTCTGTTCTTCAATGAGGAGAAGCAATCGTGCGACTTCTCGTGCAACGTTGATTGCGAGAGGAAAGTAGTGCAGTCTACGCCACAAGTGGATGGGCTAAAGATCTTCGTTCCATGGAGCGAAGTTAATAGTCTCGTCGAATTAAGCTACGCCCCAAATAAGGATAACATCTTCACTAAGCACATAGAAAACGCGAAGCAGGCTCTCAATAAGAACTGAAAAGTTGTAatcaatgttaattaaaaatcgcaTTTTTGGTGATATCCAAACAAAATTGATacctgaattttatttattgaaataaatgaaataaaagaaatttattacattttattttttgtgtacaaAGTATCCCTTTGATGTCGTCAGTCGGCTGGCCTCAGAAAGTCGATATGTCTATGTAAATTTAGAATCTTAATTCATAATCTGATTGCCGGTATCGAGCCTCAGACATATCTTAAA
Proteins encoded in this window:
- the LOC119836374 gene encoding uncharacterized protein LOC119836374; translation: MINSEVGCDQTRDIIATWNKQLRTLLFFGVVALAYGKPQADCPKDGHHYLVPDQTDCSKYYPCQYGRKLEVPLHCPPNTLFSFEQQACELAELVKCKVGPIAIEAFSCCNSRSGKCVCGPAPEEEDVVVEESEEEKDEGEVVWLPNGCPDPRNRTVDKLLPHPNCNMFYQCDNGELVERFCPDNTHFNYEIQRCEWEYLSNCTPGETPPGNPAPGPSPGDNGNNNCNGGLCPEGEIELLPNGCPKNYSYEMLLPHPNCEKFYQCKEDCHVPFWKHETDCDKFWRCVGDKAVVGVCSEGLFFNEEKQSCDFSCNVDCERKVVQSTPQVDGLKIFVPWSEVNSLVELSYAPNKDNIFTKHIENAKQALNKN